GTCACCACCGGACACTCCGATGATTTCGCCAGTCTTGCAGAAGTTATTCAGCGTCGGTTCCGCAAGTATGGGGAAGATCCACAATTATCACGATTTGGTAATTCTGACTGGCCTGATTTAATTATGATTGATGGTGGTAAAGGTCAATTATCATCAGTTATCGCCGTCTTACAAGAAATGAATTTGTTGGAAGACTTGCGAGTTGTTAGTTTAGCCAAGCAGCGCGAAGAAATTTTTTTACCAGGAGAATCTCAACCTTTAGAAACTGATTCAGAACAACCTGGAGTCCAGTTATTGCGAAGATTGCGGGATGAAGCACACCGATTTGCTGTTAGTTTCCATCGCCAGCAACGCAGTGACAAATTGACGCGATCGCGTTTAGATGAAATTCCTGGTTTGGGACACTATCGACAAAAGCAACTTTTGGGGCATTTTCGCTCTGTTGATTATATCCGACAAGCAACACCCGCACAACTGGCTGAAGTTTCGGGAATTGGTCCGGTTTTGGCTCAAGAAATTTACGATTATTTTCATCGAAATATTGGGTAGAAACCCCGTCCTATAAGGACGGCTTGATCATCCCTTGCGGGATCTAGTTTTTGAGTGGAGATAATCCCAGGAACTAGAAAACCTGTTTAAGTCCCTTCGCCCAACGCAGCTAAGATGTCCTTTCTACAAGCAACCGAGCCAATCGGTTTTAAAGATAGTCCGAACTAGGGAAGTATTCGGAAGTTTGTACCAAGCTGAGTCTCAAAGGGCTATTCACTTCTTACGTTGGAATAATTGGCTATTCCAATCCCCGTTCTTTGAGGACGGGGTTAGTGAACCTGTCTAAGAGGATGTTTTAAAAGTCGCAAAATATACTATAAATCTTTCTATCCTACAAGGGACTAGGGCTGGGGCTTAGGTTTAGCAGATTTTGCTGTTATTAATAATACTTTTAAAACATCCTCTTACCAACGCCAAAAATTTTTTTTTGAGAAATGGAATATTTGGTCGCGGAAGATGAAATAATAATAGAAGTTGATTATAATGGGGTGTGACTTGCGTTAAAAATTTTAGCATACCCCCATTATTAAGCTTTCTCTTAGAATACCAGAAAATCGGCGTCAAAAAAAGCCCTTCTCTCAAAAAAAACTCAAAAATTTGCAGCGACATTTCCCAAAAGCTTTCGGATCACAAGGGACTTCACGGATGCGATCGCCTAGAAGAAGACAGTTCCAATCTGGCGTTGCTGAATTTTCGTCAATCAAGAAATTGTATTTTTCAATATAATTAAATGCCTGTAGCAGAGTTTCTGCTCGATATCAGATACGAAGAAATATTAAGGAAAGATTAAAAACAAATATTCTGTAACTAAATATACAGTTTTTTTATGAGATTAATTTTTAACTATCAATACAGCTTTATAACTTGGTATAACAAAAAATCAGGTTATCTCAAGGCATTAGTAATGGGGATCAGTAAATATCTAAGGAATGATTACATCAAAAATTAATTTATCATCATACTTTAGATGTATAAATTAATAAAAAAATTAGTAAAATAAATGACAGGTATCATTTTTTCATTTTCAAAGTTAATTTTTCATTTTAAATAATTAGCCCACTATAGTGGCTTTTTATTAAGTTTTGTCTAATCGGGATATTTACCTGTTTATTTTGCTGTTTTTTTCCAACCATAAATCATTACAATCAGAGGTTTTAAAATGCAGATAGTACAAAAAATTTGCTGTCCAAACTGCGGTAGTAAAGCGGAGCGTTATTATATATCTGATAGCGAAATAACTCGGACACAATGCCCAACTTGTGATTACTTGATGATTAGTTGCACCCGCACTGGTAGAGTAATTGAAGCTTATGCGCCAGGTATTCACAAAAAATCACGGGTCGTGTAGAAGCCACTTAGCTTTAGACAGTGGAGGAAACACGCCACGGCTTGTTTTAACAAGTGTGGAAAATGATATAATCAAATTGTGAGTAGGAATAACCATCTACGTGTTGAAGTGTTTTGTAAGGAGTAACCCCTGATTTACCTCGCATCCGCACAAGTTGCGACCCTGGGTAAACAAGTAATGGGAAAACATGGAGCGTACCTAACTGGCGTTGTGATGGACTCGGAAAACAAAAAAAAAGTAAGCGCAATTGCAATACCTGTGTTATTGCTAATTGTTTTGAGCGTCTAGGGGAATATTTGACTATCCCTTTTAAGCAGGTCTTAAAGAATCTGCGTGTCTTCTCACTCGGGGAGACGCCAAGGGAGAACAGACCGCAGAGTGTCAAGCGAGAAAGTAATTTGAGTTAGGAGTTTCTAACTCCTAATTCATAACTCATAAATTTTCTTGACTCGTTCTCAATTGTCCACAAGCAGCATCAGCTTCTAAACCACGGGAGTAGCGGACACTTACAGCAATTTGTTGCTGCTTGAGGATGTTAACAAAGGCTTGAATACGATCACGGTTTGGGCGTTTGTAGTCTACTTCATCAATGGGGTTGTAGGGAATCAAATTTACATGACTTTGAAAACCGCGCAGACATTTTGCCAATTGTAATGCATGTTGTGGCAAATCGTTGACACCGGCGAGCAGAATATATTCAAACGTTACACGTCGTCCAGTGATTTCGACATATTCCCGACATTCCGCCAGCAAATCTTCCAAAGGATAAGAATGGGCGCTGGGTATCAATTGTTCTCGCAGTGGTTGATTGGGCGCGTGGAGACTGACCGCGAGAGTGATTTGCAAATGATGTTGGGCGAGTTGATGAATGCGATCGCGTATACCTACAGTAGAGACAGTCAGCGATCGCTGTCCAATACCGACATCTTGATTTAAACATTTCAGGGCTGCTAAAACATGATCAGTATTGAGCAACGGTTCACCCATACCCATGAATACTACATGACTCACCCGCTGCTGAAAATCTTCAGAGACAGTCAACACCTGATCAACAATTTCATGGCGTCCCAGGTTGCGTTTGTAGCCTCCCTTCCCCGTAGCACAGAAATCACAGGCCATTGGACAACCCACCTGAGTCGAGACGCAGACTGTTAAACGCTTGTCGCTGGGAATACCAACAGTTTCAATAATTAGCCCATCTGTAAGTCGCAGCAGATATTTAACAGTGCCATCGGGCGCCATAGAGCGGTAGTGTAGAGTTGAGCGCCCAATGGGGACTTCTGCAACTTCAGCACGCCAATTTTTGGAAAAGACAGAGATATCAGACAGCGATCGCACTCCTTTGTGATATAGCCAATCATGTAGCTGCTTACCTCTATAAGCAGGTTGTCCCTGTTGCTGTACCCAAGCGGTTAACTCTGGAAGTGAACCACCGAGGAGGGGGGGAATCGATTCTAATTTTCCGGGATTGGGTGAGACTTGAGGGGTAGCAGACATAAAAAATCACAAGTTGATGCTGGATCTATAGTAGCCCAGAGTAGGATTTGAGTTTTTAACCTAATTGCGTAATTCCCCCATGCTTCATCTAGACGAGAGAAATTTCTTAAAGTCAGCACAATTTCGCGGATGCGTTCTGAGCCAACTTTCATCGAAGATAAAATTTTAGCTAAATCATTACTGAGAAATTCGAGGTCAATATCTTTAATCAATGCTTGAATTTCACTGTTAGTTTGGGGATATTTTTTTTGGTACAGTT
The Gloeotrichia echinulata CP02 DNA segment above includes these coding regions:
- a CDS encoding replication restart DNA helicase PriA, with the protein product MQIVQKICCPNCGSKAERYYISDSEITRTQCPTCDYLMISCTRTGRVIEAYAPGIHKKSRVV
- the rlmN gene encoding 23S rRNA (adenine(2503)-C(2))-methyltransferase RlmN, whose translation is MSATPQVSPNPGKLESIPPLLGGSLPELTAWVQQQGQPAYRGKQLHDWLYHKGVRSLSDISVFSKNWRAEVAEVPIGRSTLHYRSMAPDGTVKYLLRLTDGLIIETVGIPSDKRLTVCVSTQVGCPMACDFCATGKGGYKRNLGRHEIVDQVLTVSEDFQQRVSHVVFMGMGEPLLNTDHVLAALKCLNQDVGIGQRSLTVSTVGIRDRIHQLAQHHLQITLAVSLHAPNQPLREQLIPSAHSYPLEDLLAECREYVEITGRRVTFEYILLAGVNDLPQHALQLAKCLRGFQSHVNLIPYNPIDEVDYKRPNRDRIQAFVNILKQQQIAVSVRYSRGLEADAACGQLRTSQENL